A genomic region of Gemmata massiliana contains the following coding sequences:
- a CDS encoding PSD1 and planctomycete cytochrome C domain-containing protein, whose product MKHLSLIALLLCLVAVRGAEPTPTTPQKGAKPADGTSPPERVIEFNRDVRPILSDACFACHGFDPKSRKAKLRLDVPEDAFAAREGTFPIKPGDLKKSEVWTRITTDDAESVMPPPHTNKKLTDAQKETLRLWITQGAKYQKHWSFETVQRPKAPEGRNPIDAFLLDRLRKERLKPTPEADRETLIRRVSFALTGLPPTIKELDEFLADKSPNAYEKMVDRYLASPRFGEEMARHWLDVARYADTHGLHLDNERLMWKYRDWVVKAFNENLPFDKFTVYQLAGDLLPNATNDQLTATGFSRCNVTTGEGGSIDEEWLYRNAVDRATTATQAFLGLTAGCAVCHDHKFDPISTKEYYSLYAFFYSGADPALDSNVSTTGPFVKVPTPTQKTSLEAAAKAEQDARVALEKVAGSVKYADPATTASAKPVEVRDVLFDDAFPPGATNRNTTRNSADWVTDPPFRAHSGRRVLRQANTFFHEDVIQFRNAIRVPGTATLEAWVYIDPKQPPHAITLQLSGGKKLWWGNESTPGSLGTRLGSLPKAGEWAKLSVPLADLGLKEGQSVSSLTLQEHSGVVYWDAVAFKGQSVPSTDVLASFQVWWKSLNGKAPPELPADLKTVAVNGPSKPHAEPDAAKLRAFYLAHIARPATEELNQRRAEWEKARAEHFIAADAIPGTMVFRDLPVPRDSFVMLRGQYDKKGDKVVPGVPNVLPPLKLADPKKRATRLDLANWITAPENPLTARVAANRLWQQFFGTGLVKTSSDFGSQGEPPSHPELLDWLASEYASHWDTKKLVKLLVMTEAFKRDASQSAEVRAKDPANRFLSRGPRFRLDAEQLRDNALFVSGLMSNQMGGRGVNPYQPPNIWEPVGYADSNTRYYLQDHGEALYRRSLYVFIKRTAPAPFLTNFDATNREQLCAGRDRTNTPLQALQLMNDVQHFEAARALAELALVEGGKTIEDRVAFLYRTVLSRKPDADELKLVVEALTTQRELFAAKPELAKKVVFAGESKPKSVASDADTAAWTMIANLVLNLDEAVTRN is encoded by the coding sequence ATGAAACACTTGTCACTGATCGCGCTTCTATTGTGCCTCGTTGCTGTGCGCGGCGCGGAACCCACTCCGACCACCCCTCAAAAGGGGGCAAAACCGGCAGACGGGACATCACCACCCGAGCGCGTGATTGAGTTTAACCGCGACGTGCGGCCGATTCTCTCAGATGCGTGCTTCGCGTGCCACGGGTTCGATCCCAAGTCGCGCAAGGCCAAATTGCGGCTAGACGTCCCCGAAGACGCATTCGCCGCGCGCGAGGGCACGTTCCCCATCAAGCCCGGTGATTTGAAGAAGAGCGAGGTTTGGACTCGCATCACGACCGACGACGCCGAAAGCGTGATGCCGCCCCCGCACACTAACAAGAAGCTCACCGACGCGCAAAAAGAGACGCTGCGCCTCTGGATCACACAGGGGGCGAAGTACCAGAAGCACTGGTCGTTTGAAACGGTCCAGCGCCCGAAGGCGCCCGAGGGTCGCAACCCGATCGATGCGTTCCTCCTCGATCGACTCCGTAAAGAGCGGCTGAAGCCGACTCCGGAAGCGGACCGCGAGACGCTGATTCGTCGCGTGTCGTTCGCGCTAACCGGGTTGCCACCCACGATCAAGGAACTCGACGAGTTCCTCGCGGACAAGTCCCCGAACGCTTACGAGAAGATGGTGGACCGCTACCTCGCGTCGCCGCGGTTCGGCGAGGAAATGGCGCGCCACTGGCTCGACGTGGCCCGGTACGCCGACACGCACGGGCTGCACCTCGACAACGAACGACTGATGTGGAAGTACCGTGACTGGGTCGTCAAGGCGTTCAACGAGAACCTGCCGTTCGACAAGTTCACGGTTTACCAACTCGCGGGGGATCTGCTCCCGAACGCAACGAACGACCAACTCACCGCGACCGGGTTCAGCCGGTGCAACGTGACGACGGGGGAGGGCGGGTCGATCGATGAAGAGTGGCTGTACCGCAACGCGGTCGATCGCGCCACCACCGCAACACAGGCGTTCCTCGGGCTCACGGCCGGGTGCGCCGTGTGTCACGACCACAAGTTCGATCCGATTTCGACGAAAGAATACTACTCGCTCTATGCGTTCTTTTATTCCGGTGCCGACCCCGCGCTCGACAGCAACGTCAGCACAACCGGTCCGTTCGTAAAAGTGCCGACTCCGACCCAAAAGACCTCGCTCGAAGCGGCTGCGAAAGCGGAGCAAGACGCTCGCGTCGCGCTGGAAAAGGTCGCAGGATCCGTGAAATACGCCGATCCTGCAACAACCGCTTCTGCGAAGCCCGTTGAGGTCCGCGACGTTCTGTTTGATGACGCATTCCCGCCCGGCGCAACGAACCGGAACACGACCCGCAATTCGGCCGATTGGGTGACCGATCCGCCGTTCCGGGCACACTCCGGGCGCCGGGTGCTGCGGCAAGCGAACACGTTCTTCCACGAGGATGTGATTCAGTTCCGCAACGCGATCCGGGTGCCCGGGACTGCGACTTTGGAAGCCTGGGTCTACATTGACCCGAAGCAACCGCCGCACGCGATCACGTTGCAGCTTTCAGGTGGCAAGAAGCTCTGGTGGGGGAACGAATCCACCCCCGGGAGCCTCGGAACGCGACTCGGATCGCTTCCGAAGGCGGGCGAGTGGGCAAAATTGAGTGTGCCTCTTGCCGATCTCGGTTTAAAAGAGGGCCAGTCCGTCTCCTCGCTCACGCTCCAGGAGCACAGCGGGGTCGTTTATTGGGACGCGGTGGCCTTTAAAGGGCAGAGCGTTCCGTCTACCGATGTCCTGGCATCGTTCCAGGTGTGGTGGAAGTCGCTGAACGGGAAGGCTCCGCCTGAACTCCCCGCGGATCTGAAGACAGTCGCGGTCAATGGTCCGTCAAAGCCGCACGCGGAACCAGACGCGGCCAAACTCCGAGCGTTTTACCTCGCTCACATCGCGCGTCCCGCCACGGAAGAACTGAACCAGCGCCGTGCGGAGTGGGAGAAGGCGCGGGCGGAGCACTTCATCGCCGCTGATGCGATTCCGGGCACGATGGTGTTCCGCGACTTGCCCGTACCGCGCGATTCGTTTGTGATGCTCCGCGGTCAGTACGACAAGAAGGGCGACAAGGTCGTCCCCGGTGTCCCGAATGTGCTCCCGCCGCTCAAACTGGCCGATCCCAAGAAGCGCGCGACCCGGCTCGATCTCGCGAACTGGATCACGGCTCCCGAAAACCCACTTACGGCTCGCGTCGCGGCGAACCGGCTGTGGCAGCAGTTCTTTGGTACCGGACTCGTGAAGACGAGTTCCGATTTCGGTTCACAGGGCGAACCGCCGAGCCACCCGGAACTGCTCGACTGGCTCGCGAGCGAATATGCGTCTCACTGGGACACCAAGAAACTCGTGAAGCTCCTGGTGATGACCGAGGCGTTCAAGCGCGACGCGAGCCAGTCCGCCGAAGTGCGTGCGAAAGACCCGGCGAACCGATTCCTGTCACGCGGGCCGCGGTTCCGTCTCGACGCCGAGCAGCTCCGTGACAACGCACTGTTCGTGAGCGGGCTGATGAGCAACCAGATGGGCGGGCGCGGGGTGAATCCGTACCAGCCGCCGAACATCTGGGAGCCGGTCGGCTACGCGGACAGCAACACGCGCTACTACCTCCAGGACCACGGCGAAGCGCTCTACCGGCGCAGCCTCTACGTCTTCATCAAGCGCACCGCCCCGGCCCCGTTCCTCACGAACTTCGACGCGACCAACCGCGAACAACTTTGTGCCGGGCGCGATCGCACCAATACGCCGCTCCAGGCGCTGCAACTGATGAACGACGTGCAGCACTTCGAGGCCGCTCGCGCGCTCGCGGAGCTGGCCCTGGTTGAGGGCGGGAAAACGATCGAGGACCGCGTCGCGTTCCTCTATCGAACCGTGCTGAGCCGCAAGCCGGACGCGGACGAACTCAAACTCGTCGTCGAGGCGCTCACCACGCAACGCGAGCTGTTCGCGGCGAAGCCGGAACTGGCCAAGAAGGTCGTGTTCGCGGGTGAATCGAAGCCGAAGAGCGTCGCGTCGGACGCGGACACGGCCGCGTGGACGATGATCGCGAACCTCGTGCTGAACTTGGACGAAGCCGTTACGCGAAACTAG
- a CDS encoding transaldolase family protein gives MTPLQSLAATGTKLWLDSVDPELIKLNRSQGATGATSNPIIIAGLLEDKKNLDAGKPGRFDADMKTFFDQGLNDEAVAWAMTDKLVKQAQDVFTDVWASTNGDDGWVSFELDPLLEDKAQTKNTAERTEEYIRLGKKWAAGHTNRMIKVPATPGGLGAIEELVASGVAVNITLIFSERQYKLAQQAAWRGVQRRSDKQNVKTVYSIFVSRVDVYTEEHVSSLSPAAQGQVGIVNAKRIWKMNKDFWADKGLARKQELIFASTGAKKTPKNPNPDPVKYVAAFAGSDIETNPPETNDAVAKTNPPHVFTRLVDQMPPAEVLADIDAKVDNAKMEETLMSEGLAKFADPHKKLIELIGKKRAALK, from the coding sequence ATGACGCCGTTACAGTCACTCGCCGCCACCGGCACCAAGTTGTGGCTCGATTCCGTTGACCCGGAACTGATCAAGCTAAACCGGTCGCAGGGCGCCACGGGCGCGACCTCGAACCCGATCATCATCGCCGGGCTTCTCGAAGACAAGAAGAACCTGGACGCGGGCAAGCCCGGCCGATTCGACGCGGACATGAAGACGTTCTTCGACCAGGGCCTCAACGACGAGGCCGTCGCGTGGGCGATGACCGACAAACTGGTGAAGCAGGCCCAGGACGTGTTCACCGACGTGTGGGCCAGCACGAACGGGGACGACGGCTGGGTGAGCTTCGAGTTGGACCCGCTGCTCGAAGACAAGGCCCAAACGAAGAACACCGCCGAGCGCACGGAAGAGTACATCCGGCTCGGGAAGAAGTGGGCCGCGGGCCACACGAACCGCATGATTAAGGTTCCCGCCACGCCGGGCGGCTTGGGGGCGATCGAAGAACTGGTCGCGTCCGGGGTCGCGGTCAACATCACGCTGATTTTCAGCGAGCGCCAGTACAAGCTCGCTCAACAGGCCGCGTGGCGCGGGGTCCAGCGCCGCAGCGACAAGCAGAACGTGAAGACCGTGTACAGCATCTTCGTGAGCCGCGTGGACGTGTACACCGAAGAACACGTTTCGAGCCTCTCGCCCGCGGCGCAGGGCCAGGTCGGGATCGTGAACGCCAAGCGCATCTGGAAGATGAACAAGGATTTCTGGGCCGATAAGGGTCTGGCCCGTAAGCAAGAACTGATCTTCGCCAGCACCGGCGCGAAGAAGACCCCGAAGAACCCGAATCCAGACCCGGTCAAGTACGTCGCCGCGTTCGCCGGGTCGGACATCGAAACGAACCCGCCGGAAACTAACGACGCGGTCGCGAAGACCAACCCGCCGCACGTGTTCACTCGGCTCGTCGATCAGATGCCCCCGGCCGAAGTTCTGGCCGACATCGACGCCAAGGTCGACAACGCGAAGATGGAAGAAACGCTGATGTCCGAAGGGTTGGCCAAGTTCGCCGACCCGCACAAGAAGCTGATCGAGCTGATCGGTAAGAAGCGCGCCGCGCTGAAGTAA